Proteins from one Caretta caretta isolate rCarCar2 chromosome 12, rCarCar1.hap1, whole genome shotgun sequence genomic window:
- the CIBAR2 gene encoding CBY1-interacting BAR domain-containing protein 2 isoform X3 has product MNIVLSRDSQVRIMENTVANAEKYFGQFCALMASYARKTAKLRDKSDLLVKQLIDYANTENPELRSTMKNFAEELAKVQDYRQAEVERLETKVVEPLKRYGVQLKQTQAEIKKFDKVRNNEIKQLEKLERLRQKSPSDRHTLSQAESNVHKVSVDASRTTQQLKETIDEFQKQKLKDVQKIFSDFVTIEMVFHAKALEVYSSAFQKLDDYDFERDMEDFRAKIQIASGNFDARPVSTTNPSSTLPWSASSQSVRSTLQRQEDSEEDSEENVLQDVSNPEYAQIRR; this is encoded by the exons AGATAGCCAAGTGAGGATCATGGAGaacacagtggccaatgcagagAAATATTTCGGCCAGTTCTGTGCGCTGATGGCCTCCTACGCCAGGAAGACAGCCAAGCTGCGGGACAAGTCAGATCTCCTGGTGAAGCAGCTCATAGACTATGCGAACACCGAGAACCCTGAGCTGCGAAGCACCATGAAGAACTTTGCTGAGGAGCTGGCCAAAGTGCAGGACTACAGGCAGGCAGAG GTGGAGAGACTGGAAACGAAGGTTGTGGAGCCGCTGAAACGGTACGGAGTCCAGCTCAAGCAGACACAG GCAGAGATCAAGAAGTTCGACAAAGTCAGAAACAATGAGATAAAACaactggagaaactggagagactGCGGCAGAAGTCACCCTCAGACCGACACACCCTC TCCCAG GCTGAGTCAAACGTGCACAAAGTCTCAGTAGACGCCAGCCGCACCACCCAGCAGCTCAAGGAAACCATCGATGAGTTCCAGAAACAGAAACTGAAAGACGTCCAG AAGATTTTCTCAGACTTTGTCACCATCGAGATGGTTTTCCATGCCAAGGCTCTCGAGGTCTATTCCAGCGCCTTCCAGAAGCTGGACGATTATGACTTTGAAAGAGATATGGAG GATTTCAGAGCAAAGATCCAGATTGCTTCTGGAAATTTCGATGCCAGGCCAGTGAGCACCACAAACCCTTCCTCCACCCTGCCATGGTCCGCCAGCAGCCAG AGCGTTCGGAGCACTCTACAGAGGCAGGAAGACAGTGAAGAGGACTCCGAAGAGAACGTGTTGCAGGATGTCAGCAATCCAGAATATGCACAGATTAGGCGGTAA
- the CIBAR2 gene encoding CBY1-interacting BAR domain-containing protein 2 isoform X1 — protein MNIVLSRDSQVRIMENTVANAEKYFGQFCALMASYARKTAKLRDKSDLLVKQLIDYANTENPELRSTMKNFAEELAKVQDYRQAEVERLETKVVEPLKRYGVQLKQTQAESNVHKVSVDASRTTQQLKETIDEFQKQKLKDVQKIFSDFVTIEMVFHAKALEVYSSAFQKLDDYDFERDMEDFRAKIQIASGNFDARPVSTTNPSSTLPWSASSQSVRSTLQRQEDSEEDSEENVLQDVSNPEYAQIRR, from the exons AGATAGCCAAGTGAGGATCATGGAGaacacagtggccaatgcagagAAATATTTCGGCCAGTTCTGTGCGCTGATGGCCTCCTACGCCAGGAAGACAGCCAAGCTGCGGGACAAGTCAGATCTCCTGGTGAAGCAGCTCATAGACTATGCGAACACCGAGAACCCTGAGCTGCGAAGCACCATGAAGAACTTTGCTGAGGAGCTGGCCAAAGTGCAGGACTACAGGCAGGCAGAG GTGGAGAGACTGGAAACGAAGGTTGTGGAGCCGCTGAAACGGTACGGAGTCCAGCTCAAGCAGACACAG GCTGAGTCAAACGTGCACAAAGTCTCAGTAGACGCCAGCCGCACCACCCAGCAGCTCAAGGAAACCATCGATGAGTTCCAGAAACAGAAACTGAAAGACGTCCAG AAGATTTTCTCAGACTTTGTCACCATCGAGATGGTTTTCCATGCCAAGGCTCTCGAGGTCTATTCCAGCGCCTTCCAGAAGCTGGACGATTATGACTTTGAAAGAGATATGGAG GATTTCAGAGCAAAGATCCAGATTGCTTCTGGAAATTTCGATGCCAGGCCAGTGAGCACCACAAACCCTTCCTCCACCCTGCCATGGTCCGCCAGCAGCCAG AGCGTTCGGAGCACTCTACAGAGGCAGGAAGACAGTGAAGAGGACTCCGAAGAGAACGTGTTGCAGGATGTCAGCAATCCAGAATATGCACAGATTAGGCGGTAA
- the CIBAR2 gene encoding CBY1-interacting BAR domain-containing protein 2 isoform X2 codes for MENTVANAEKYFGQFCALMASYARKTAKLRDKSDLLVKQLIDYANTENPELRSTMKNFAEELAKVQDYRQAEVERLETKVVEPLKRYGVQLKQTQAESNVHKVSVDASRTTQQLKETIDEFQKQKLKDVQKIFSDFVTIEMVFHAKALEVYSSAFQKLDDYDFERDMEDFRAKIQIASGNFDARPVSTTNPSSTLPWSASSQSVRSTLQRQEDSEEDSEENVLQDVSNPEYAQIRR; via the exons ATGGAGaacacagtggccaatgcagagAAATATTTCGGCCAGTTCTGTGCGCTGATGGCCTCCTACGCCAGGAAGACAGCCAAGCTGCGGGACAAGTCAGATCTCCTGGTGAAGCAGCTCATAGACTATGCGAACACCGAGAACCCTGAGCTGCGAAGCACCATGAAGAACTTTGCTGAGGAGCTGGCCAAAGTGCAGGACTACAGGCAGGCAGAG GTGGAGAGACTGGAAACGAAGGTTGTGGAGCCGCTGAAACGGTACGGAGTCCAGCTCAAGCAGACACAG GCTGAGTCAAACGTGCACAAAGTCTCAGTAGACGCCAGCCGCACCACCCAGCAGCTCAAGGAAACCATCGATGAGTTCCAGAAACAGAAACTGAAAGACGTCCAG AAGATTTTCTCAGACTTTGTCACCATCGAGATGGTTTTCCATGCCAAGGCTCTCGAGGTCTATTCCAGCGCCTTCCAGAAGCTGGACGATTATGACTTTGAAAGAGATATGGAG GATTTCAGAGCAAAGATCCAGATTGCTTCTGGAAATTTCGATGCCAGGCCAGTGAGCACCACAAACCCTTCCTCCACCCTGCCATGGTCCGCCAGCAGCCAG AGCGTTCGGAGCACTCTACAGAGGCAGGAAGACAGTGAAGAGGACTCCGAAGAGAACGTGTTGCAGGATGTCAGCAATCCAGAATATGCACAGATTAGGCGGTAA